The Mugil cephalus isolate CIBA_MC_2020 chromosome 11, CIBA_Mcephalus_1.1, whole genome shotgun sequence genome includes a window with the following:
- the LOC125015706 gene encoding cytochrome c oxidase subunit 6B1, protein MSETVQEKIKNYRTAPFDARFPNTNQTRNCYQNYLDFHRCNKALSAKDQDVTPCEWYQRVYKSLCPVSWVSKWDEQMENGNFPGKI, encoded by the exons ATGTCTGAGACTGTTCAGGAGAAGATCAAAAACTACAGGACGGCTCCCTTTGACGCCCGCTTCCCCAACACCAACCAGACCCGTAACTGCTACCAGAACTACCTGG ACTTTCACAGGTGCAACAAGGCCCTGTCCGCTAAAGACCAGGATGTGACCCCCTGTGAATGGTACCAGAGGGTTTACAAGAGCCTCTGCCCCGTGAGCTGG GTTTCTAAATGGGATGAGCAGATGGAGAATGGAAACTTCCCAGGGAAGATCTGA